A DNA window from Halococcus salifodinae DSM 8989 contains the following coding sequences:
- a CDS encoding DUF5789 family protein translates to MGERDTDKTREQGVEFGPLANRIDNHSYPATSTDLIEDYGDYEVELPDGTQTLENLFEPLQGEEFDSAEDARQAVLNMVDDRAIGRKGYSDRSPPAPGEETDWEPESI, encoded by the coding sequence GGGGGAGAGAGATACCGACAAGACGCGGGAGCAGGGGGTAGAGTTCGGGCCGTTGGCCAACCGAATCGACAATCATAGCTATCCAGCGACAAGCACCGATCTCATCGAGGACTACGGTGACTACGAGGTGGAACTACCAGACGGGACACAGACGCTGGAAAATCTCTTCGAACCGCTTCAAGGGGAGGAGTTCGACTCGGCTGAGGATGCTCGACAGGCAGTACTGAACATGGTCGATGACAGAGCGATTGGGCGAAAAGGGTACTCCGACCGGTCCCCTCCTGCGCCCGGGGAAGAAACCGACTGGGAACCGGAGTCCATCTAA